The sequence GGGCGCCTGATCATGCGGTCGCGAGCGCGGGCGGTCGGCTCCGGCGTTCGCCAGCGAGGGCGCGCAGCAGGCGCCTGCGCTCTGGCGCTGGCGGTTCTCGCGTCGACCTGGGGGCAGACGCCGGCTGCCGCCGGGCCGTCGGATCACAAGTACCTGAGCGTGCGCGGGACCGTCGCCGACTCCGACGGCAATCCGCTTTCGGGCGTCGCGGTGGAGGCGAGCGGGACGCGCGAGGCGCGCGCGGTCACCGGGACCGACGGACGCTACCAGTTGTCGCTGGACCTGGGGACGCTCGCCACGTTGCGCGATCGCCCGGCCGCGATCTGGATTCGGGCGCGGCTCGAGGGCTGGCGGGTGCACGTGGCGGGCGGGGCCCCATCGCTCGCGATCGAGCTGTCGGTGAGCACTAGCGGTTCCCAGCCGCAGATGGTGGCGCGCTCCAATTTCGGATTGATCGCCGACGCCATGCTCGATGCACTCGCCCCGGCCGGGGATCGCACCGCCTCGATTCAGGCGGTGTTCGTGGCCCAGCGCGGCGCAGCGGCCGACTCGACCGCGCCGCTGGCCGCCGAGCGCCGACTCGCCGTGCTCATCGAGCCGTGGCTGATGAAAGCGCCGGTGACGGCTGCGGAACCCGCCGCGCCCGGGCTGGCTGCACCCGTGAGGAAGTCCGCCGCGCCTTCGCCGTCCACCGCGGCGCGGGATTCAGCCAGGCGCGCGCGCGATGCCGAGGAGCACCTGAAGAACGCGGCGGCCATCGCGGCGCGCGAGTCGGTGTGGATGGCGCAGCGCGCGGTCGCGCTCGCTCAGCGCATGCTGCAGGATTCGCTGCGCGCGGTGCGCGATGCCGCGGAAGACTCGGCGCGGCGGGGGCACGCGGCGCCGGCCGCGGCGGCCGCCGGCGCGAGCGCGAAGCCCGCGGCGCCGGTCAAGGCCGCACCGTCGTCGCAGAGCGCGAAGCCTTCGAAGACCTCCGCTTCACCGGTCGCGGCGGCCGCCTCGCCGGCTGCGAAGTCCGGCGCCGCCGATCATGACAAGCAAAGGAGCTCCGACCCCGCCAATGTGTTGCCGGTCCGGCCGCGCACCTCGTGGAGCGACTTCAGCGGTCTCACCCGCGTGCAGCCGGGTGGCGGCCGGCTCGACACGGTGGCGATCGATGTCGCCGGCATTCCGGTGACACCCGGCGGCGCCGAGTGCTCCTGTCGCGTCAAGGGCACCGTCGAGCTGGAGTTCCACCATCTGCTTTCGAGCCCGATGCGCGTCGAGGTGGCGATCATGGACGTGCCGGCGATGCGCGACACCGTTCAGCTGTTCATGGGCTCGCCGCGCGCATTCGACTTCCCGAATGTACCGTGTGGGCACCTCAGCATTCGGATCTCTGCGTTCTCGCAGCGGGAGTTCGAGGTCATCACGCCCGATCAAGTGGCGCCGTTCGAGTGTCGCGACGGCGGCCTGCGCCAGGTGCGCATCGTGATCGCGCCGAGGTAAGCTGCCCGGCTCATGGTCATCGATCAGCTCGCCGCCGCCATCTATCGCGCTTCGCCGGGCACTGCACCCGGCCTCGTGCTCAAGCGGCTGGGCATCGCCACGTCGCGGCGGCGCGAGGAGTTCTACACGCTCGAGCGCCTGACGCGCGAACTGAGAGCGCCGCGCGGCGCGGTCCTCGAATGCGGCGTCTATCGCGGCGCCACTCTGCTCGGAATGACGCACATCCTGAATTGCCGGGGCATCAAGCCGCGCGTGTTCGGCCTGGACTCTTTCGAGGGCTTTCCCGAACCGACGCCGCAGGATGCTCAGGAGAGCGGCGCGATGCATCCCGACGTCCATGCGGGGGCGCTCGCCGACACCTCGTATCAGGCGCTCCTCGATCGGATCCGCCTGCTCCACTGGCAGGACCGGATCACCGTGATCAAGGGTTTCTTTGAGCGGACCCTGCCGGCGCTGGATCAGCAGCGATTCGACCTGGTTCACCTGGACTGCGATCTTTACTCGTCCTATCGAACTTGCCTCGAGTTCGTCTACCCGCGGATGCTGCCGAACTCCGTGATCGTGTTGGACGACTATAAGTTGCCCGCCAACGTCTACCCGGGCGCCGACCGTGCCGTGGACGAGTTCTTCGCCGACAAGCCCGAGAAACCCCAGCGCTTCGACCACCCCAAGGGGCTTCGGTCCTTCGTCAGGATTGCGGGGAACTAACATCCCCCAGATGTCACACTTTTCGGGTATCCGGCGCCGCCGGGTTCGTGAATAATTCCCTGAGGGTCCCGAGGTTCAATCGACCAACCTGCCCAGGGAGACCGTCCCCATGTCCTCCATCTTTGGCCCGCGCTCCGCCACACCTTCCCTCCCCCGGCAGCTCACCCGAACCCTGATCGGCGCGGCCGCACTCGCGGCTCTCGCCAGCCTCGCCCCGATCGCGCGCGCCGACGCGATCAACGGCCACTGGAACGAGATCGCGCAGCCTGCCGGGGCCCCCATCAGCAACATGTATCCGCGCGCGGCCGGCTCGATCGTCTACGACAGTTTTCGCGACCGGTTGATCCAGTTCGGCGGCGATCAGGGCCCGTCGAATCAAGTGTTCGTCTTGAATCTCTCGCCGGGTTCGAACTGGACGCGGATGTTTCCCCTCGGTACCCCGCCCTTCCCTCGCTACGGACAAATGGCGATCTATGACCCGGTCAACGATCGCATGATCGTGTTCGGCGGATATGCGCCCGATAGCTACGAAGGTCAGGTCAACGATGTCTGGCAGCTCTCGCTCTCGGGAGCTCCGACGTGGTCGCAGATCTTCCCCGCTGGAACGCCACCCAGTCCGCGTCAGGACGGCGCGGCGATTTACGATCCGGTCGGCCAGCGGCTGGTGGTCTTCGGCGGCGCCTCCTCTGTCTATGGTTTTCAGAACGACGTCTGGCAGCTCAACCTCACCTACTTTTCGACGTGGACGCAGCTCACTCCCTCGGGACTTCCGCCCTCGGCGCGCGACCTCTCGCAATACGCCTACGATCCGGATCACGGCAGCCTGGTGTTGTTCGGCGGGTGGGATGGCGCCAGTTTCCTCGGTGACGCGTGGGAATTGACGCTGGCGGGCGCGGGCAGCTGGGCGCCCGTCTCAGCCGGCGGCGCGCCTTCGCCGCGTCGCGAGGGCGTCTCGTGTTACGACCCCTCGAGCCAGAGCCTGGTGTTCTTCGGCGGACTGAACTCCGGTGGCTTCCTGGATGAAACCTGGCAGCTCTTGCTGTCTGGATCCCCGGCCTGGACTCATCTAACGCCTGGCGGCGTCCTGCCCTCCGCGCGCTCCGATGGTCGCGGATGCTACGACCCGGTGCGCAAGCGGCTGATCCTCTTCGGCGGCTATGACGGCGGCTACGACCGCGATACGCGCGCTCTTTCCCTCACGGGTTCACTCGAGTGGAAGAACCTGTTCGCGGAAGACGCCGGGCAGATCATGTTCCGCCGCGACAATGTCACCGTGATTCGCCCCGATACGCGCGACATGTTCACGTTTGGCGGGCTGAGTCCGAGCGGCAATGACAACAACGAGACCTGGAAGCTCTCGCTCGCTACGCCGAATCAGGTGTGGACGCAGGAGTCGCCCGGGGGCCTGATTCCGACGCCGAGACATGGCCATCGCGCGGTGTGGGATCCGGTGCGCCAGCGCATGATCATGGTCGGCGGGTACGACTTCAACTACGAGAACGACGTCTGGGCGTACTCGCCGAGTCCATCGCCGACCTGGACGCAGCTCAGCATCGCCGGAACGCCGCCGCAGGGCCGCATGCTGTTTGGGCTTGCATATGATCCGGTGCGCGATCAGCTGATCTTGGTTGGCGGGCACTCAGGCTTCCCACCCAACTCGACGCACCCGTACTGGAACGACGTCTGGTCCATTCCGCTGAGCGGACCGAACGCCAACACCTGGGTGCCGCTCTCGCCGAGCGGAACGCCGCCCGCTCCGCGCTGGATCTACGGCATGCAGTACGACGCGCCGCGCGACCGCATGGTGTTCTTTGGTGGGGTCACCGACGCTGGACGCCCCAATGATGCCTGGGCTCTCAATCTTGGCGGCTCGACCAGCTGGACGCAGATCCTCCCCCTCGGCGGTCCGCCGCCGGGTCGCAGCGATCACGGGATGGTGTACGACCCGTACGTCGATCGTATGGTGGTATTCGGCGGATACGATGGCGTGTTCGACAACGACGTCTGGGCGCTCAATTTTTCCGGCACTCCGAGCTGGATGCAGCTCCATCCCGATGGCGGTCCGCCGATCGGCCGCGACATTTTCATGGCGGCGTTCGATCTGGCTGGCGATCAGATGGTGTTCATGGGTGGGTTCGACGGCGACAATCTGATGCGTGACACGTGGGCGCTGACCTGGCTGCCGCCGATCGTCGCGGCGCAGGCCTCTCTCGTCTCCTCGAGCGCCACCCCGGAAGGCGTGCGCATCGAGTGGATGGTGCCGAACGCCTCGACCATGCAATTCCGCGCCGAGCGCGGCTCGAACGGCGGCTGGTCGCCGGTCGCCGATCCGATGCTGAGCGGAACCGACCGCGTGGTGCTCGACGATCCTGATGTGCCGGTGGGCGCGCACCTCACCTACCGGCTGTGGCTGCGCTCGTCCTCGGGCGAAAACCTCGCGAGCGAAGTGACGGTCGACGTGCCGCAGGGTTACCGTTTCGCGCTCGAGGGCGCGCATCCCAATCCTGCTGCCGGGGACCGGCTCATGATCGCCTACTCGCTGCCGCGCGCCGAGTCGGCCCGTCTCGACGTGCTCGATCTCGCCGGGCGGCGCGTGGCGTCGCAGGACCTGAGCGGTGCGGGAGCGGGACGACACGTGATCGCCGTCGCTCCGCTGCACGCGCTCGATCCCGGTGTTTACCTGGTGAAGCTCTCGGCGGGCGAAGGAACTCGCACCGCCAAGGTGTCGGTCATGAAGTAGCGCAGGAAGGGCCCCCCCGACGAGTCGCGTCGCGCGAGGTTGCAACGGCGGCCGCCGGGCGGCAGGTGATCGCGATCACGCCGCAGCGGGCGCTGAATCCGGGCGTCTACATGGTGAGACTTTCGGCGAGCGAGGGAACCCGCACCGCGAAAATGTCCGTGATGCGTTGAGCGGCTAGTTGGTCCGGTAGTTCCCGAACTTGAGCTCGACGCCGAAATCGTTCTGCTTGAGCAGAGTCATGACACCCTGCAGCTCGTCCTTGCTGGGCGATGAGACGCGCACGGTGTCGCCCTGAATCGACGCCTGCACCTTGCGCAGCTTGGCGTCCTTGATCACGCGCACCACGTCGCGCGCCATGTCGGCGGTCAGCCCGTCCTGAATGGCGATTTCCTGGCGCGCGCTGCCCATCGAGGCGGGCTGAACCTCGCCGGGCTTGAGATTCTTGAGCGGCACGCCCCGCCGCACCATCTTGCTCTGGAGCACGTCCCAGATCGCCTTGAGCTTGAACTCGTCGGGCGCCGCCAGCGTGATCTTCTTCTCCTTCTGATTGAGGGTGATCTCGGTCTTCAGGCCCTTGAAATCGTAGCGCTGCGTGATCTCCTTGGTGGTCTGGTCCACGGCGTTGTGGGCTTCCATGAAGTCCACGCCGGTGGTGACGTCGAATGAGCTGGTGCTGGCCAAGCGGAATTCTCCAGGTCGAGGTGGGTTCGCGACTCGGTCCCCACTATAGCCGCGTGCCGCGCTGACCGGCGAGCGGGAGTTGGCCAAAGTGAGGCCTGCCGCTATCTTGGCGGCATGATGCCGCGCCGCCGCGCCATCCTGCCGCTGCTCGCGATCCTGCTCGTTCCCTCCACCAGTTCCGGCGCCTGGACGCATCCCGAGTTCTTCGCGCGACTCGCGGCCGACTCCACGCGCTCGATCGACCTCATCGGCAAGGCGCTTGGCGACTCGGCGCTCGGGGTGATGGACACGACTGTGGCCGAGGTGCGCCGTCAGGGCGATCGCACCGAGCTCACCGCCGCGCTTCGGGTGCACGCCACGATCGCCTCCTACGTGCCGCGTCCGACGGCCGGGCTCGGCTCCGTCGCGGAGGCCGAATCGCTGGCGCTGGTTTCGGGCGACAGTCTCGAGGTGCTGCGGTGTGCGCGCGCCCGGGCGTCGCTGCTCGCGGCGAGCGGGCAGCTCGAGCCGGCCTACGCCGAGGCGCAACGCAGCCTGGCGATGGCGCGTCGGCTGGGCTACGACGACGAAATTGCGTGGAGCGCGTTCACCGTCACCAGCTTCATGTTCCGCGAGGCGAAGTTCCAGGATGCGATCCCTTACTACCGCGAGGCCGTAGATCACGCGACGCGTGCCGCGGCGCCCCTGATCCTGCTGCGCTCGCTGCGCTGGGAGCTGCTCTCGGTGGGCCGGCTCGGCGACATGGCCACCGCCAGGGATCTCTCGACCCGCTTGCGCGCCGAGATCGCCAGGTACCCCGACAACTACGAAACGCCCTACGCCAGGATCGCGGTCGCGTTCTACGAATCCCAGGCCGGCGACCCGGGCGAGGCGTTGAAGCTGATCCGCGAGGCCGCCGACACCTTCCGCGCCCGTGGGGCCGAGCTCTATCTCGCGTTCACGCTGCGCGAGCTGGGCGGCAGCGAGCTCGATCTCGATC is a genomic window of Candidatus Sulfotelmatobacter sp. containing:
- a CDS encoding carboxypeptidase-like regulatory domain-containing protein translates to MRSRARAVGSGVRQRGRAAGACALALAVLASTWGQTPAAAGPSDHKYLSVRGTVADSDGNPLSGVAVEASGTREARAVTGTDGRYQLSLDLGTLATLRDRPAAIWIRARLEGWRVHVAGGAPSLAIELSVSTSGSQPQMVARSNFGLIADAMLDALAPAGDRTASIQAVFVAQRGAAADSTAPLAAERRLAVLIEPWLMKAPVTAAEPAAPGLAAPVRKSAAPSPSTAARDSARRARDAEEHLKNAAAIAARESVWMAQRAVALAQRMLQDSLRAVRDAAEDSARRGHAAPAAAAAGASAKPAAPVKAAPSSQSAKPSKTSASPVAAAASPAAKSGAADHDKQRSSDPANVLPVRPRTSWSDFSGLTRVQPGGGRLDTVAIDVAGIPVTPGGAECSCRVKGTVELEFHHLLSSPMRVEVAIMDVPAMRDTVQLFMGSPRAFDFPNVPCGHLSIRISAFSQREFEVITPDQVAPFECRDGGLRQVRIVIAPR
- a CDS encoding TylF/MycF/NovP-related O-methyltransferase — encoded protein: MVIDQLAAAIYRASPGTAPGLVLKRLGIATSRRREEFYTLERLTRELRAPRGAVLECGVYRGATLLGMTHILNCRGIKPRVFGLDSFEGFPEPTPQDAQESGAMHPDVHAGALADTSYQALLDRIRLLHWQDRITVIKGFFERTLPALDQQRFDLVHLDCDLYSSYRTCLEFVYPRMLPNSVIVLDDYKLPANVYPGADRAVDEFFADKPEKPQRFDHPKGLRSFVRIAGN
- a CDS encoding T9SS type A sorting domain-containing protein — translated: MSSIFGPRSATPSLPRQLTRTLIGAAALAALASLAPIARADAINGHWNEIAQPAGAPISNMYPRAAGSIVYDSFRDRLIQFGGDQGPSNQVFVLNLSPGSNWTRMFPLGTPPFPRYGQMAIYDPVNDRMIVFGGYAPDSYEGQVNDVWQLSLSGAPTWSQIFPAGTPPSPRQDGAAIYDPVGQRLVVFGGASSVYGFQNDVWQLNLTYFSTWTQLTPSGLPPSARDLSQYAYDPDHGSLVLFGGWDGASFLGDAWELTLAGAGSWAPVSAGGAPSPRREGVSCYDPSSQSLVFFGGLNSGGFLDETWQLLLSGSPAWTHLTPGGVLPSARSDGRGCYDPVRKRLILFGGYDGGYDRDTRALSLTGSLEWKNLFAEDAGQIMFRRDNVTVIRPDTRDMFTFGGLSPSGNDNNETWKLSLATPNQVWTQESPGGLIPTPRHGHRAVWDPVRQRMIMVGGYDFNYENDVWAYSPSPSPTWTQLSIAGTPPQGRMLFGLAYDPVRDQLILVGGHSGFPPNSTHPYWNDVWSIPLSGPNANTWVPLSPSGTPPAPRWIYGMQYDAPRDRMVFFGGVTDAGRPNDAWALNLGGSTSWTQILPLGGPPPGRSDHGMVYDPYVDRMVVFGGYDGVFDNDVWALNFSGTPSWMQLHPDGGPPIGRDIFMAAFDLAGDQMVFMGGFDGDNLMRDTWALTWLPPIVAAQASLVSSSATPEGVRIEWMVPNASTMQFRAERGSNGGWSPVADPMLSGTDRVVLDDPDVPVGAHLTYRLWLRSSSGENLASEVTVDVPQGYRFALEGAHPNPAAGDRLMIAYSLPRAESARLDVLDLAGRRVASQDLSGAGAGRHVIAVAPLHALDPGVYLVKLSAGEGTRTAKVSVMK
- a CDS encoding YajQ family cyclic di-GMP-binding protein; the protein is MASTSSFDVTTGVDFMEAHNAVDQTTKEITQRYDFKGLKTEITLNQKEKKITLAAPDEFKLKAIWDVLQSKMVRRGVPLKNLKPGEVQPASMGSARQEIAIQDGLTADMARDVVRVIKDAKLRKVQASIQGDTVRVSSPSKDELQGVMTLLKQNDFGVELKFGNYRTN